In Rutidosis leptorrhynchoides isolate AG116_Rl617_1_P2 chromosome 2, CSIRO_AGI_Rlap_v1, whole genome shotgun sequence, one genomic interval encodes:
- the LOC139891122 gene encoding uncharacterized protein isoform X1 gives MVCILIPKSTPLSGITPVNQLTKENKGYKVSVKVHFVWKKFSKFNASKPTSLEMVLIDQQGNKIRAALDKDAITYFEATFKEGRFLYLSRFTVIDSKDDYIKFINNPYKIIIYKICNVQKFPEFEIETDIYRVVSYDQVNEKLLRDDEICDVTGRVVNVIRYRTRHGLRKILEFQLQNHRGELIRCALWGEHAIKLVEMAKKIPLG, from the exons ATGGTTTGCATTTTAATACCCAAATCGACTCCATTATCAG GAATCACTCCAGTCAATCAACTAACCAAGGAAAACAAAGGCTATAAGGTCAGTGTGAAGGTCCACTTTGTGTGGAAAAAGTTCTCCAAATTCAATGCTTCAAAACCAACTTCCCTAGAGATGGTTTTAATCGATCAGCag GGTAACAAAATTAGGGCTGCCCTGGATAAGGATGCTATTACCTATTTTGAAGCAACTTTTAAAGAAGGGCGTTTCCTATATCTCTCTAGGTTCACAGTCATCGACTCAAAAGATGACTACATCAAGTTTATCAATAATCCATATAAGATTATCATCTACAAAATCTGTAATGTTCAAAAGTTTCctgaatttgaaatagaaactgacATTTATCGTGTAGTCAGTTATGATCAGGTTAATGAGAAACTGCTACGGGATGATGAAATATGCG ATGTGACTGGAAGGGTTGTAAATGTGATAAGATATAGAACTAGACATGGCTTAAGGAAAATTTTAGAATTCCAGTTGCAGAATCACAG GGGTGAGCTTATACGATGTGCGTTATGGGGAGAACACGCCATCAAATTAGTTGAAATGGCAAAAAAAATACCACTTGGATGA
- the LOC139891122 gene encoding uncharacterized protein isoform X2 has protein sequence MQIRTTMTVRDTSGTCEMTLFDSQLSKLCNRSIIWLNSRAQSCADPYDVPAEVNGVLNQSFVWIAKKKVTLMSQRTTVYTHTVVDATDDLEVTKKITTKLSKKGDPIDLDNDSDEYNTPRTFKVKNNVMHDGTLSTSGSSKHREKANSGKRKSDYADVIGDDTPTSKASTGVGALKIPKMERL, from the exons ATGCA GATCCGAACAACCATGACAGTTCGAGATACATCTGGTACGTGTGAGATGACTTTGTTTGATTCACAGCTATCAAAATTGTGTAACCGaagtattatatggttgaattcacGTGCTCAATCT TGTGCTGACCCTTATGACGTCCCTGCTGAGGTGAATGGTGTGTTGAACCAGTCATTCGTTTGGATAGCAAAAAAAAAAGTGACTTTAATGTCTCAAAGAACTACCGTGTATACACACACTGTAGTGGATGCAACGGATGATCTAGAAGTAACGAAGAAGATAACAACCAAACTCAGTAAAAAAGGTGACCCAATTGACTTGGATAATGATAGTGATGAATATAACACACCCAGGACCTTCAAG GTAAAAAATAATGTGATGCATGATGGAACATTGTCAACATCGGGAAGCTCCAAGCATAGAGAAAAAGCTAATAGTGGAAAACGTAAATCCGATTATGCTGATGTTATTGGTGATGATACTCCCACAAGCAAAGCATCAACTGGCGTTGGTGCACTCAAAATACCGAAGATGGAACGACTTTGA